The following coding sequences lie in one Vitis vinifera cultivar Pinot Noir 40024 chromosome 19, ASM3070453v1 genomic window:
- the LOC100255436 gene encoding uncharacterized protein LOC100255436 produces the protein MNTDITASEKPQYPVIDRNPPLTKVVGNFSALDYLRFVTITGVSVTVGYLSGIKPNIRGPSMVTGGLIGIMGGFMYAYQNSAGRLMGFFPNEDEVARYKK, from the exons ATGAACACTGACATTACCGCCTCCGAGAAGCCGCAGTACCCTGTTATAGACCGGAATCCTCCCCTCACCAAGGTTGTCGGCAACTTCAGCGCTCTCGATTACCTTAGATTCGTCACCATCACCGGCGTCTCAGTTACAGTTGGCTACCTATCCG GAATAAAGCCTAACATCAGGGGACCTTCAATGGTGACTGGTGGTTTAATTGGTATCATGGGGGGATTCATGTATGCGTACCAAAACTCTGCTGGGAGGCTCATGGGCTTCTTCCCTAACGAAGATGAGGTAGCACGATATAAGAAATAG